CTTGGCCTTGTTCGACTGCAGACGGCCGACCATGTGCCAACGGGCGCCGCGCACCTGGGCTGCCTTGTCGAGCATCTCCTGCACCCGGCTCTCGCCGAGGTCGATCAACCCGGCGTCCACCGCCGCCTGCGCCAACGGAGCCGGGTGGCCCTTGGTGACCGCCACGACCGTCACCGACGACGGCACCCGCCCCACCCGGCGACAGGCGTCGGCGATGCGTCCTCGCACCGCCGCGACCCGATGCGGGATCGCTGCGCCCGGCTCGGCCTGGCGCGACACCACGTCGCGTTCGGCGCTCATGCGGCTTCCGAGTGGCGGACGACGATTCCGGCCTGGCGGCCCGCGCGGTGGTCGGCGCGGTAGCTGAACCAGCGTGCTGACGGATCACAGCGCGTGCATCCGAGCCAGTCCTCGACGATCTCCACCCCCCAACGGCGCAGGATCGCAGCGACCGCACCGGGCAGGTGCAGGGACGGCGTCCCCCAGGCGGTCGTGGCGTCCGCGGCCGGTTCGCGGTCGGTGACGTCGCGCTGCAGCGCCAACGGCACCTCGTAGCAGCAGCCGCCGATCGCCGGCCCGATCGCGGCGCGGAGCGTCTGTGGCGACGCACCGAGGCGGTCGAGAGCCTCCAGGGACGCCTCCACCACGCTGGCGACGACACCACGGCGGCCGGCGTGGACGGCGGCCACCGGACCCGCGGAGGATCCCAGCAGCAACGGGACACAGTCGGCGACCTGCACCGTCAGGGCCCGATCCGGCTCGGCGGTGACGAGCGCATCGACGCCGCGCAGCTCCGCGCCTGACACCGTGTCGGCGTCGACCACGCCGACCTCAGCGCCGTGGAGCTGCTGCATGAAGTGCAGGGCGTCGACCGACACGCCGATCAGGTCGGCCACGGCGGCGCGGACGCGTGCCAGCCGCCGCGGCTGGTGCGGACGTCGATGCGCGATGCTGCCCGTGGCCCGACCGGTGAACCACGCGGCCGTCCCCGCCGCGAGCCACACCGGTCCCGACACGCCCTCGGGGCGGTCGACGTCGCCGGTGGCCGGCTCAGCGCGCGTGGCGGCGGGGCCGGCGTCGGCGTTCACCGTCACCGCAGGAAGCTCGGGATGTCGAGGTCCTCGTCCTCGTCAGCGTCGATCACCACCGACGGCCGCGGGGCGGGGCGTGGCCGCGTCGACGGGCGGAACACCTCGTCGTCGAACTCATCCTCGTCGTCGTCCTCGATCAGCGGGGACGGGGCGGGCGCAGTGTCGCGCCGCAGCTGCTGAGCGACGAAGGCGCCCTCCTGCTCGACCGGCTCGTCCCAGGTGTCGAACCCGGCGGCGATCACCGTGACCTTCACCTCGTCACCGAGGCTGTCGTCGATCACGGCCCCGAAGATGATGTTGGCATCCGGGTGAGCGGCCTTGGTGATCACGTCCGCGGCCTCGTTGACCTCGAACAGGCCCAGGTCGCTTCCGCCGGCCAACATCAGCAGCACGCCACGCGCACCGTCGATCGACGCCTCGAGCAGCGGCGACGAGATCGCCAGGTTGGCCGCCTCGAGCGCGCGCTGGTCGCCTCGTGCCGTCCCGATGCCCATGAGGGCCGAGCCGGCGTCCTTCATGACGGTGCGGACGTCGGCGAAGTCGAGGTTGATCAGCCCCGGGGTGGTGATCAGGTCGGTGATGCCTTGAACGCCTTGGAGCAGCACCTCGTCGGCGAGGCGGAACGCCTGCACGACCGACGTCTCCCCGTCGGAGATCTGCAGCAGCCGGTCGTTGGGGATGACGATGAGCGTGTCGACCTTGTCCCGCAGGTTCTTGATGCCGTCCTCGGCCTGGAGGTTGCGTTTCCGACCTTCGAACGCGAACGGACGGGTGACGACGCCGATGGTCAGCGCGCCGAGTTCCTTGGCGACCTCTGCGACCACCGGCGCGCCACCGGTCCCGGTGCCACCGCCCTCGCCGGCGGTGACGAACACCATGTCGGCGCCTTTGAGGACCTCGTTGACCTCGTCGCGGTGATCATCGGCCGCCTGGCGGCCGATCACCGGGTCGGACCCGGCACCCAGGCCGCGGGTGATGTCGCGGCCGATGTCGAGCTTGACGTCCGCGTCGGACATCAGCAGTGCCTGCGCATCGGTGTTGATGGCGATGAACTCCACGCCCCGCAACCCGGCGTCGATCATCCGGTTCACCGCGTTCACACCTCCGCCGCCGATCCCAACCACTTTGATCACGGCGAGGTAGTTCTGCGGGTTCGCCGCCATGCTGGCCTCCTGGTCTGGTCTCGTCGAGGACCCACCGGCCCTCGTTCTTGGCGAGGCTCACCGCCCCGCGCCACTGTCTGGTGGGTTGGCAGCCGCTGTCGGCGGCCACCGGATGAGTCCGAGCGCTGGCCTGTCTCCCCCTCTGCCCCGGGACGGGCCCGTTCTCCCTCCCAGAGACCTCCCACGAGGGACCTCCCCCGAGGGACCTCCCCGGACCCTAAAGGTCAACTGGACCTTTATCGTTATGTCAACCTCTAGGTTCGGTGGACGGTAGACCCGTGGGGTGCTGCGGTCAAGCCGGCCGTCGGCTCGCACCCCACGTGGTGGACGAGTCAGGTGGGGTCTTGCGCCGCTTCCAGGACCACCGGGTTGCCCGGCGCGCGGACGTCGATGCTGGCGATCACGGTCCCCGACCACTCGTCGAGAAGCGCCCCGACGACCCGCGCCTTCTCGTCGATGCGCTCGGCCCGACCGAAGCGGACGCGCACCCCGTTGGTCAGAACCAGCGTCAGGTCGTCGACCTCTGTGGCGTCGTAGCGCTCGACCTGGCTGCGCAGTGGCCCGGGCAGCTGGCGGTGGACGCGCAGCGCGCTGGCCGCCCCCGGCACGGCATCGACGGTGTCGCCGGGCGCGGGCGGCTGGAGGGCCGTGGTGACCACCACCGGCGGTCCGTCCGCCCGACCGGCGTCCGCCGTGCCGTCGGGGAGACGTCGGTGCTCGAGGACGACACCGTCGTGGTCGATCACGGCGGCGGCGCCGGCGGTGTGCACCACGAGCCGCGGCCGTCGTTCCTCGACGGTGATCCGGACGCTCAGGGGGTCCACACGGCGCACCGTGGCGCGATGCACGCGGGGGAGGGCCTCGACCCGTGAGCGGGCGTCGCCGAGCCGAAGGCGCAGGGTGGAGCTCCCAAGCGGTAGGGCCGCGGCGTCGCGGACGGCGGCGGGATCGACGTGGGAGGTCCCCACCACCTCCACGCGCTGTAGGGCGACGAGCGGGCTGCGCTCCAGCCAGGCCAGCAGGCCGCCGACCGTGACCAGCACGACGATCCAGAGCGTCCGTCGCCGCCGGCGCAGCATGTGCTCGCGTCGGACCTCCGCACGTCGCTCGGCGATGCGTGTGTCCACCACCATCCTCGGTCAGGTCTCGCCGTCGCGAAGCAGCGCGAGGAGCGCCGCCCCGACCTCGGTGACGTCTCCCGCGCCGGTTACGACCACGAGGTCGCCGGGAGACACGAGCGTCGCCAGGCGGGGCGCCACGCCGCCCAGGTGCGGCTCCCAGACCACGTTGGCGCCCGCCTCCCTGGCCGCCTCGGCGACGATCTCCCCGGACACGCCGGGCACGGGTTCTTCCTCCGCGCCGTACACGTCGGTGACCACGACCAGGTCCGCGCCTGCGGCGGCCCGGCCGAGCTCACCGCCCAGCCGGGCGGTGCGTGAGAACCGGTGCGGCTGCACCACCAGGATCACCCGCTCGGCGGCGACCGACCGCGCCGCGGCGAGCGTGGCGCGCAGCTCCGTGGGGTGGTGGGCGTAGTCGTCGACCACCTCGACCCCGTCGACGGTGCCCAAGCGCTGGAAGCGCCGCAGCGGACCCGTGAACGACGCCAGCCCGGCCGTGGCCTCAGCCATGTCGACATCCAGCAGCCAGCAGGCCGTCAGGGCAGCGGTCGCGTTGAGCAGGTTGTGGACTCCGGGAGTCTGCAGCGTGACGGTGGCGAGGTCGATCCCGTGGTGACGCAGTCGCCCGGACTGCACCGCGTCGCCAGCGTCGTCGTCGGTGACGAGGCGAACGTCCGCGCGGGGATCCTCCCCGTAGGTGACGACCTCTCCCCCGGCCTGCACCAGACGGGCTGCGCCAGGGTCGTCGAGACAGATCACCGCCGGCGCGTCCGCGGGGCGCCGCGCCAGGAACTCGCCGAAGGCCCGTTCGGTATCGGCCAGGTCGTCGAACGCGTCCGGGTGGTCGAGCTCCACGTTGGTGACCACGGCCACGTCCGGGGTGTACACCAGGAACGAGCGGTCCGACTCGTCAGCCTCTGCGACGAACAGGTCACCCGACCCGGCGTGCGCGTTGGACCCGGTCTCGTTCAGGGCACCCCCGATCGCGAAGCTCGGGTCGCGCCCCGCCGCCTGCAGAGCGACCACGACCATCGAGGTGGTGGTCGTCTTGCCGTGTGTCCCGGTGACGCAGATGGTGCGGCTGCCGGCCATCAGGGACGCCAGCATCTGAGAGCGGTGCAGCACCCGGATGCCGCGGTCACCCGCCGCGACGAGCTCGACGTTGTCGGGGCTGATCGCCGAGGAGGTCACCACGACCTCGGCGCCGGACACCGCCGCAGCAGCGTGTCCGACGCGGATCTGCGCGCCCATGGCCCGCAGTGCCTCCAGCGCCCGGCTCTCTTGCCGGTCGGAGCCCGACACCTGGTGGCCGCGCTGGATCAGCATCCTGGCGATGCCGCTCATGCCGGCCCCACCCACCCCCACCAGGTGCACCCTGCGGGGCCGGGACAGGTCGACCGGAGGGCTGCTCATCGGCTGCGTTGCGACGGCTCGGCCGGCGGCTCGGCCGCCACCGGATGGCCTGCGGCGGCCGCTGGCGGAGCCTTGACCGACATCACCGCCAGGACCTGGCGCGCGACGTTGTCGGCCGCGTCCGGGCGGCCGAACATCCGGGCGGCGCCGGCCACCTCGCTGCCCAGCTCCGGATCCTCCAGCAGCGGCTCGACCGCCCGTGCCAGACGGTCGCCGTTGAGGTCACCATCGAGGATCATCCGCGCGGCTCCTGCACGGACCAGGGCTTCGGCGTTGTGGCGCTGGTGGTCACCGGTCGCGTGCGGGTACGGCACCAGCAGTGACGGCTTGCCAAGCACGGTCAGCTCCGCGATGGAGGTCGCGCCAGCGCGGCACACCACCACGTCGGCGAGGGCGTACGCCAGGCCCATCTCGTCGACGAAATCGACACAGTGCACCAGCGGACCCGACCAGCGCGTGCGGGCATCCGCCCACGCGGTGGCGGCTTCGGCGTGCAACGCACGCCCCGCCACGTGCAGGATCTGGAGCCGGTCGGGGTTCCGCCACCGCCCGAAGCTGGCGGTGGCCGCGTCGTTGATCGACCGTGCACCCTGGCTCCCACCGAACACGAGCACGGTGCGGCGGCCGCCGTCCAGCTCGAACCGCTCCAGCGCCTGTGCGCGGGCGGTGTCCTCGTCGAGCTCGAGCATCTCGTTCCGGACCGGGTTCCCGGTGACCGCGACGCGCTCGGGGTGGGAGAACCGGTCGCCGGAGCTGGGGAAGCTCACGGCGATGCGGTCCGCCCACCGAGCGGCGACCCGGTTGGCGAGCCCGGGAACGCTGTTCTGCTCGTGCACGATCAGCGGCAGCTGCAGTCGGTGTGCGGCGCGGGCCACCGGGAAGCTGACGTACCCGCCGAAGGTGACCACCGCGACCGCTTCCTCATGTTCGAGGAGCTCGCCGCAACGGCGGACCGCTGCCCGGATCGCGCCGGGCAGCTTGAGGATCTTGAACGACGGGCGCCGCGGCACGGGGAGCACGTCGATGTGGTGCAGGCGGTACCCGGCCTGGGGCACCAGGCGGCCCTCCAGCCGCTGTTGCGTGCCGATGAACACCGGCTCGATCGACGGGTCGAGCCGGGTCAACGCCCGTGCCACGGCGATCGACGGGAACACGTGCCCGGCCGTCCCCCCGCCGGCGAACGCCACCGACCGTGTCGATCCGTTCACCGGCGATCCTCCTCGCCGGCTGCACGGGCGACCGCCACGAGGATGCCCAAGCCGAGGAGCGTGGACAGCAGGCTGGAACCTCCGACCGACACCAAAGGCAGGGTCACACCGGTGATCGGCAGCAACCCGGTGACCGCCCCGACGTTCAGCAGGGCCTGGCCCACGATCCAGCCGCTGATCGCGAAGGCGACCAGTTGCCCGAACCGGTCGGAGGCACGGCGCGCCACGCGCAGGCCGACCACGACCACCGCAGCGAACAGGGCCAGCACGGTGGCCGCCCCCACGACGCCGAGCTCCTCGCCGATGATCGCGAAGATGAAGTCGGTCTCCGGGTTGGGGATGAAGTTCCACTTCCCCCGGCTCGAACCCAGGCCGACCCCCAGCCACCCGCCCGACCCCAGCGCGTACAGCGACTGCAGCAGCTGGTAGCCGCTGCCCAGCGGGTCGGCTGTGGGGTCCCACCACCCGACCAGCCGCGCGAAGCGATAGGGCTCCACCACGGCGGCGGCGGCGGTGAGCGTGACGCCGGCGGCACCGATCGCCGCCAGGGCGCGCGCGGGGACGCCGTCGGCCCACAGCACCAGCCCGACGACCATCCCGATCAGCACGGTCGTGCCCAGGTCGGGCTGCGCCAGGATCAGGATCGCTTCGATCGCCAGGAGCGGCAGCGCCGGGACGAGCAGGTGCGACAGGCGGTCGGTGGAGATACCCCGTTCGCGTTTGCGGGTGTGGACGTCGGCCAGCCACAGCACGGTCGCGAGCTTGGCCAGCTCCGAGGGCTGCACCACGACCGGGCCGAGTGCGAGCCAGCGCGTTGATCCGGCCTCACTGAGTCCCACACCGGGGATCAGGACCGCTGCGAGCCCCAGCGTGCTGGCCGCCACCATCAGCCACGCCAGCGGCCGCCAGACGCGGTGATCGGTTCCGGCGACCACCACGAAGATCGGGACGCCGACCGCGGTCCACAGCAGCTGACGGCGGAAGGTCCCGAACGGGTCGCCGTCCTCGGCCCCGTCCACGAACGAAGCCGAGAAGCTCATCGTCAGGCCGACCACGACCAGGGCGGTGACCAGCACGGCGGCGACGGTCGCATCGGTCGTCCACGGCCCGCACCGCGGTCGGCGAAGACGGCCGGTCCGCCGGCCGGCGGATGACGGCTGGGCCGGACGGGGCGGCGCGTGGCTGGAGACGGTCACCGCCGCGCCGCCGTCCCTGCTGTCACCGTCCGCGCTGCGCGGGCGAAGCGGTCGCCGCGTTCGGCGTAGTCGCGGAACTGGTCGAACGAGGCGCAGGCGGGCGCCAACAGGACCGTGTCGCCGGGCCGGGTGAGGTCGGCGGCGACCGCGACAGCCTCCTCGATGGACCTGGCGCGTGTGACCGCGACGTCGGCTTGGGCCGCGATGTCGGCCAGTTCGGGCGCCGCCTCCCCGATCAGGACGGCGTGGCGGACGCAACCGAGCTCGTCGGCCAGCACGGCGAGATCGACCCCTTTGCGCCGCCCACCCGCGATCCACACCACCGACCGTCCGTGGTCGGTGGTCGCGGCTTTCAGCGCCGCTGCGGCCGCGTGCGGGTTGGTCGCCTTGGAGTCGTTGACCCAGCGCACGCCGCCGTGGTCGGCGACGAGCTCCAGGCGGTGGCGCCCCGGACGGTACGCGCGGGCGGCGTCAGCCACCGGCTCGGGCGACGCACCCCCCAGCAACGCCGCGCACGCCGCCGCGGCCACGTTGGCCAGGTGATGCGGCGCCGCGGACCCCAGCTCCCCGGTGTCCATGACCACCCCGCTGCGGTGGGGCAGCTGGGTCACCAACCGTCCACCATCGACCCCGACGCCGAGCTCGGGCACCGTGGTGTGGCTGAACCACGCCACGCGCGCCGGGGCGTGCCTCCGGACCAGTGCCGCGGACGGCTCGTCGTCGAGGTTGCCCACCGCCCAGTCGCCCTCCTGCTGCGCCTGCCACAGCCGCGCCTTGGCGGCACCGTAGGCCGCGACGTCGCCGTGCCAGTCGAGGTGATCCGGCGCCAGGTTGAGCAGGACCCCCACTGCGGGACGGAGCGTCTCGGCGAAGCGCAGCTGGAACGACGACAGCTCGGCGACCAGCACAGCGTTCGAGGCGGCCTCACGCACGGCCGTGGTGAAGGGGTGGCCGATGTTGCCGCACGCGACCGCGTCCTGGTCGCCGGCCTGCAGCATCGCCGTGGTCAGCTCCGTGACGGTGGTCTTGCCGTTGGTCCCCGTCACGGCGATCAGCGAGCGCGGTGACAGCCGCCAGCCCAGCTCGGGTTCCGACCACACCGGCACGCCGAGTTCGGCGGCGCGGCGCAGCACCGGCGCGTGCTCGGGGACGCCCGGTGAGGCGACGACCACGTCGACGCCGTCGACCTGGTCCTCGCCGCTGACGCCGAGGATCACGGTCGCCCCGACCGCACGGAGATCGTCGGCGTGCTCGCTGTGCGGTTCCCGGTCGGTGGCGACCACGGCCGCGCCCACCTCCAGGAGGGCGTGCACCGCCGGGACGCCCGAGCGGCCGAGCCCGACGACCAGCGCGCAGCCCACACCGAGGTCAGCCACCGGCACCGCCCCGTGCGAGGAACTCCGCGTAGAAGATGCCCAAGCCCACGGCCACCCCGATGCCCGCGATGATCCAGAAGCGGACGATCACGGTGGTCTCCTGCCACCCTTGCATCTCGAAGTGGTGATGCAGCGGGGCCATGCGCAACACCCGACGACCGAACCCGCGGTAGGCGATGATCTGAGCGATCACACTGACGGTCTCGATCACGAAGATCCCCCCGAGGGTCACCAGAAGCAGCTGGGTGCTGGTCGCGAGCGCCAGCGCGGCCAGGAGCCCGCCGAGCGCGAGCGACCCCGTGTCGCCCATGAACACCTTGGCGGGGGGCGCGTTCCACCACAGGAACCCCGCGCATGCCGCCATGCCCGCCGCCGCGACGACCGCCAGGTCGATGGCGTCGTTGGGCTGGACGTCGTACGCCAGCGGATGGCGGAACTGCCAGAAGGCCATCAGCGCGTAGGCGGCCAGGACCTGCACGCTGGCTCCGGCGGCCAGCCCGTCTAGCCCGTCGGTGAGGTTCACGGCGTTCGACGTCCCCGACATCATCACGAACACCCAGGCGAAGAACAGCGCGGCCGGCAAGGGCTCGCCGAAGTCGCTGACGAACGACAACTTCTGCGAGACGCCGCCGAAGTTGGGTCCGACGTAGGCGAACGTCATCGCGACGAGCGCCTGTCCCACGAACTTCGCGGTCTTGGACAGGCCGAGGTTGCGGTTCAGCCGGATCTTGATGAAGTCGTCCAGGAAACCGACGGCGCCCATCCCGACGAACGTGCCCAGGACCAGCAGGCCGGTCGGGGTGACGCGCACGCCCGTCACCCGGGCAGCGAGGTACCCGATCAGCGCCGCCAGCACGATCGCGGCACCGCCCATGGTGGGCGTGCCGGCCTTGGCGGCGTGCAGGTGCTCGGCGTCCTCCCGGATCAGCTGGCCGAAACCCTGACCGCGGAAGTACCGGATCACCGCGGGAGTGATCACGATCGACGCGACGAACGACACCGCCGCCGCGAACAGGACGGCCCTCAAGGAGCGGCCCCGGAGCGGTTCAGCAAGGCATCGGCGACGGCCTCGAGGCCACCGACGCGGCTGGCCTTGACCAGGACGACGTCGCCGGCACGCACCCGTGGATGGACCACGTCGACGGCGCCGTCCGCGTCATCGACCTGCCACAGGTGATCCCCAGCGAAGCCTGCTTCGCGGGCGCCCGCCGCGATCGCGGCGGCGTCGCCTCTGCCGACCACCACCAGGCGGTCGAGCCCGGCAGCGGCGCACTCCCGGCCGAGGGCCCGATGGTCGTCGTGGGAGGTCTCGCCCATCTCGGCCATCAGGCCAAGCACCGCCCAGCTGCGGCCGGCGACGGTGCCCTGGATCCGCAGCAGCGCATCCAGTGCCGCGCGCATCGACGCCGGGTTGGCGTTGTAGGCGTCGTTGAGGACCACCACCCCGCCGGCCTCGCTCACCTCGCTCCGCCAGGACGAGACCGGCGCGGCTCGCAGCGCCGCCGCAGCAGCTTCGATGTCGACGCCGGCGATCCCCGCGGCGGCCAGCGCCGCCAGGGAGTTGCTGACGTGGTGCTCACCTGCGAGCGGAACGCTGACGTGCGCCTCGCCCCATGGCGTGCGTGCCAGGAACCGCGGGCGGGCGAGGCGGTCCAGGTCGACGTCGTCGGCGACCACGTCGGCGTCGGTGCGACCGTAGGTCAGCACCTGCGCGTCGGTGCGTGCGGCCATGGCGAGGACACGTGCGTCGTCGGCGTTGAGGATCGCGGTGCCGGCGGGACTCAGGGCCTCGACCAGCTCACCCTTGGCGCGGGCGACGGTGTCGACGTCACCGAACATCTCCAGGTGCGCGGCGTTGACCGCGGTCACGATGGCGACGTCTGGCTGCACCACCGCCATCAGTGCGGCGATGTGGCCGACGCCCCGCGAGCCCACCTCGACCACCAGCACCTCGGTGTCGGCGCGTGCCGCCAGGCAGGTCAGCGGGACCCCGATCTCGTTGTTGTACGACCCGGGCGCCGCGACCGTCCGCCGGCCAGCGCCGAGCGCCGCGGCGGCCAGGTCCTTGGTGGTGGTCTTGCCGACCGATCCGGTGATCGCAACCACCTGGGGAGCGACGCGCTCGCGGACCACGCGGGCCAGGTCGCGCAGCGCCCGCCGTGTGTCGTCGACGAGGACGGCCGGAGCGGCCGTGGACGTGGGCCGCTCGGCGACGTAGGCCACCGCGCCGGCGTCGATGGCCTCGGCGATGTGGTCATGGCCGTCGTGGCGTTCGCCGCGCAGCGCCACGAACAGCGCGCGGTCGGGGACGTCCCGCGAGTCGGTGGTGACCTCGTGCACCGTCCGATCGCCGCTGGAGAGGTCCGCGAGCCGCCCACCGGTTGCGGTTGCGACGTCGGCCAGGCGCAGGGTGATCACGCTGCGCCTCCGCGCTGGCGTCGCCATCCGCGGGCGGCGAGGACCTCGGTGGCGACCTGGCGGTCGTCGAACGGGACGGTGCGGTCGGCGAACTCCTGGTCGGTCTCGTGACCCTTCCCGGCGATCAGCACGACGTCGCCGGGCTCGCTCCCGGCGATGGCGGCTGCGATCGCGGCGCGGCGGTCGGGCTCGACCACCACGTCGGCGCTTGGTACCCGCCGGGCGCCAGCCTCCACCTGGGCCAGGATCGCGATGGGGTCCTCGGAGCGGGGGTTGTCCGAGGTCAGCACGGCCCGGCCGCCTTCCGCGGCGATGCGGCCCATGACGGGGCGTTTGCCGACGTCGCGGTCGCCACCGCACCCGACCACGACGTGGACGCGGCTTCCGGGCTCGATCAGCTTGTCGACCTCGGCGACCGCTCGTGACAGGGCGTCGGGCGTGTGCGCGTAGTCCACCAACACTGCGAACGGCTGGCCGCGGTCGACCGGTTCCAGCCGCCCCGGGATCCCCGGGCAGTCAGCGATCCCAGCAGCGGCGGCGTCGGGCTCGACACCGACGCGGGTGGCCGCCAGGTACGCGGCAGCGGCGTTGGCGCTGTTGTACGCGCCGATCAGCCGCGTCGTGAGCGTCATGGCGGGACCGCCGGGGAGCGCCCCGGCGTGGTCGGCCACGAGCCGGCAGGTGACGCCCTCGATGCTGGAGTCGACGTCCACGATGCGCACGTCCGCATCGGGCGACTGCCCGTAGGTGACGACGGGGATGGTGGCGATGTCGGCGAGCCGCCGGCCCCACTGGTCGTCGACGCACACGATGGCGACCTCGGCCAGCTCCGGCGTGAACAGCCGTGCCTTCGCCGCGAAGTAGTCCTCGAGGGTCCCATGGAAGTCGAGGTGCTCCTGGCTGAGGTTGGTGAACACCGCCGCCGCGAACCGGGTCCCGTCCACACGGTGCTGGGCGAGCCCGTGGGAGGACACCTCCATGGCCACCGCGTCGACCCCGCGGGCGTCCATCGTGGCCAGCAGACGCTGCACGTCGGTGGCCTCCGGTGTAGTGCGCACGCCCGGTTGGGGCTGGCCGTGGATCCGTGTCTCGATCGTGCCCACCACGCCGGTTCCGAGCGCCCCGGCGCCGAACGCCGATTCAAGCAGGTACGTGGTGGTCGTCTTGCCGTTGGTGCCGGTGACGCCCACGACGCTGAGACGATCGCTGGGGTGATCGTGGATGCGCGCCGCGACGGGTCCGAGCGCCCGTCGGACCGACGGGACCCGCACCTGGGGGACGTCGACCTCGACGAAGCGTTCGACGAGCAGGGCCGGCGCGCCGGCGTCGACGGCGTCGATGCAGAATTTGTGACCGTCGACGGTCGCGCCCGGGACGGCGCAGTACAGCCAGCCGGGCCGCACCTGACGGCTGTCGT
The sequence above is a segment of the Actinomycetota bacterium genome. Coding sequences within it:
- a CDS encoding UDP-N-acetylmuramoyl-L-alanyl-D-glutamate--2,6-diaminopimelate ligase; this encodes MRLPTPPRHDHRRLPGATSRRGYPRLAPPTLRVPEAGSVTITLPEVADAAASGRSGPIERRGDAVMTDATHDSRQVRPGWLYCAVPGATVDGHKFCIDAVDAGAPALLVERFVEVDVPQVRVPSVRRALGPVAARIHDHPSDRLSVVGVTGTNGKTTTTYLLESAFGAGALGTGVVGTIETRIHGQPQPGVRTTPEATDVQRLLATMDARGVDAVAMEVSSHGLAQHRVDGTRFAAAVFTNLSQEHLDFHGTLEDYFAAKARLFTPELAEVAIVCVDDQWGRRLADIATIPVVTYGQSPDADVRIVDVDSSIEGVTCRLVADHAGALPGGPAMTLTTRLIGAYNSANAAAAYLAATRVGVEPDAAAAGIADCPGIPGRLEPVDRGQPFAVLVDYAHTPDALSRAVAEVDKLIEPGSRVHVVVGCGGDRDVGKRPVMGRIAAEGGRAVLTSDNPRSEDPIAILAQVEAGARRVPSADVVVEPDRRAAIAAAIAGSEPGDVVLIAGKGHETDQEFADRTVPFDDRQVATEVLAARGWRRQRGGAA
- the murF gene encoding UDP-N-acetylmuramoyl-tripeptide--D-alanyl-D-alanine ligase, translating into MITLRLADVATATGGRLADLSSGDRTVHEVTTDSRDVPDRALFVALRGERHDGHDHIAEAIDAGAVAYVAERPTSTAAPAVLVDDTRRALRDLARVVRERVAPQVVAITGSVGKTTTKDLAAAALGAGRRTVAAPGSYNNEIGVPLTCLAARADTEVLVVEVGSRGVGHIAALMAVVQPDVAIVTAVNAAHLEMFGDVDTVARAKGELVEALSPAGTAILNADDARVLAMAARTDAQVLTYGRTDADVVADDVDLDRLARPRFLARTPWGEAHVSVPLAGEHHVSNSLAALAAAGIAGVDIEAAAAALRAAPVSSWRSEVSEAGGVVVLNDAYNANPASMRAALDALLRIQGTVAGRSWAVLGLMAEMGETSHDDHRALGRECAAAGLDRLVVVGRGDAAAIAAGAREAGFAGDHLWQVDDADGAVDVVHPRVRAGDVVLVKASRVGGLEAVADALLNRSGAAP